CGAGCTTTTTAGCCTTTGTTTCATCTCGTGCAAAAACCGTAACCTCCGCACCGGCTTCTTTCATGGCGTAAATGCAGGCGCGTGCAGCTCCGCCCGCACCAAATAGTGCGACCCGTGCGCCTTTGATATCTCCGAACTTCTGAGTCAGAGGCAGAATGAACCCGGGCGCGTCGGTGTTGAATCCGACCAGTTTTTGGCCATCTATCCTAACGGTATTGACCGCGCCGATCGCGGTTGCCATGTCGTCGATCTCATCGAGATACGCGATGATCGCCTGCTTGTGGGGATTCGTGACTGAAAACCCACGAAAATTCAGATCAAACTCGCGTGTTTCAAGCCGCACCATCCGACGTATGAACTCGGCGACATCTTTGACCTGAAGAGGGACGAAAACACGGTTCATTCCTGCCGCTCTGAATGCCGGATTGTGAATAAACGGCGACATCGAATAACTCGTATCACCGGCAATAATGCCGTACACCTCAGTATTGCGGTTTAGGTCCTTGACGCCGAAAACCTCGATCATGTCCTTGGCAGTTATCTGGCCAGGAGCCGTCTCGGAGCCTTCATCGAGAGCCGCATAGGTCATATATGCTCCGTGAGCAAGCCCGAGTATCCGTGTCCATTTGCCGGCTTCACCCATCGCGATCGGGATGAGGTTCCGGCTCTCGGCTACGGCACGTTCCAGCAGCTTCCACAACGGGATCGCGTCGATCGCATCGTCTGCCGTTTGCGCAAGTTTCAACGCGAGGCAATCTATCTTTGACAGCTCGGCATAAAATATTTCGAGATCGGAGCGAGGCGTGCCGAAATCATGAAGTGAAACGACCGTCACTTTATCAGGACGGTTCTCAGGCCACCGCCAGCTGAATTCCTGATCGAAGATGATGTTCTGTTCCTTGAACCGTTCGACCGCTGTTTTCCAGAATGCGGTTCGCTCGACCGGATCGATCTCTCGCCGACCTCCCTGGTTCGCCGGACGAAATGTCAAGAGGAATTGCTTTGCGGTCTGGGGCAACCCGTCGAGGACAATTCCGATCTGTATCGGTTCGAGACAATCAAAGCGTATTTCAATCACATCTGCCAGTTGTTCGGCGGGTCTGATCTTCTCGAAAAGCTCGGTCGCGGTCTCAGCGCAGATTGAAATGCAGATCTTGCCTTGGTTCACGGTGATGTGCGGCCGATCAGACGGCTATTCGGCGTTTCGCGGCCGGTCGGACGACGGAAGGTTGACGACGAAGCTGAGCGTTGCAATAAGACAAGCTATGACGGCGATCGCAGCTGCAACGACTATCGCCGTCTTTCCGCTTTGCTTCACGGCGATCGCAGTCAAAGCCCACGCAATAGCTAATGGATAGATGTAGTTCGCCATTCGGAATCTAACGATAATGCCAAGCGCCCCGGCGATCATGATCAGAACGACAGCTATGACGGTATTTGCCGTCGCCGACAATTCGACCTTCAGGTAGGCCAACATTATCGAAAAATTCACAAGCGTTGCCGCGGTGACCCACCCGAAGTATATTCCAAAAGGCGCCTTTGCCAGCCAATACTCCCCGACAGCTGCTTCGGTGCTGCGAAGCTGCCAGTTGATCAGGAAAAGTGAAGCAAGCAGCGCTGCGATAAGGCCGAAACAAACAACGATCTGGTCGGAATGCCACATATAGATCCATGAGCAGTTGAGAACGCACGAAATGATATAGAGTGAGCGTATACTGCGAAATCGGACCAGATTAGCCGGCAGCAGTTGGTAAATGCTGAAAACGATTATTCCAAGGTAGATCAGGCTCCAGATGGCAAAGGCGTAGCCGGCCGGTGTGACAAGGGTTTGGTACTTTTCGGATATTTCAGCAGGTGTTACACCGCCGATATAGCCCATGGCGGCGAGCCAGTTAAAGATTATCGTGCCGATCGTCGCCACCAGCACGAGGATCGCACGAAGGCGTTCGGTACCTGTCGCAGTTTCGGTCATAATGATGAAATTGTAACAATAAAGCAGCTCGGATCACTTGAAATATTCACGTTTTCGTATGAGAATCGCCGAAAACGTAAAGTTTTGTAAATGCCCGGTCAGTGGCTAAATGAACGTTTCCAACTAAAATGGTGCGGTTTGCGTCATACGATGGTCAATGGCACTGCGATTGCCTTAGAGACAAGCGGG
The DNA window shown above is from Chloracidobacterium sp. and carries:
- the aroE gene encoding shikimate dehydrogenase, which gives rise to MNQGKICISICAETATELFEKIRPAEQLADVIEIRFDCLEPIQIGIVLDGLPQTAKQFLLTFRPANQGGRREIDPVERTAFWKTAVERFKEQNIIFDQEFSWRWPENRPDKVTVVSLHDFGTPRSDLEIFYAELSKIDCLALKLAQTADDAIDAIPLWKLLERAVAESRNLIPIAMGEAGKWTRILGLAHGAYMTYAALDEGSETAPGQITAKDMIEVFGVKDLNRNTEVYGIIAGDTSYSMSPFIHNPAFRAAGMNRVFVPLQVKDVAEFIRRMVRLETREFDLNFRGFSVTNPHKQAIIAYLDEIDDMATAIGAVNTVRIDGQKLVGFNTDAPGFILPLTQKFGDIKGARVALFGAGGAARACIYAMKEAGAEVTVFARDETKAKKLAEAFGCRSSSLPATRQSLQADILVNATPVGTKGRFESEAIVKGDQMKGVKLVYDLIYNPEETLLIREARASGCETLGGLDMLIGQAVHQFEMWTGHTPSLDVMLSAARKRLSK
- a CDS encoding tryptophan-rich sensory protein, coding for MTETATGTERLRAILVLVATIGTIIFNWLAAMGYIGGVTPAEISEKYQTLVTPAGYAFAIWSLIYLGIIVFSIYQLLPANLVRFRSIRSLYIISCVLNCSWIYMWHSDQIVVCFGLIAALLASLFLINWQLRSTEAAVGEYWLAKAPFGIYFGWVTAATLVNFSIMLAYLKVELSATANTVIAVVLIMIAGALGIIVRFRMANYIYPLAIAWALTAIAVKQSGKTAIVVAAAIAVIACLIATLSFVVNLPSSDRPRNAE